A single region of the Musa acuminata AAA Group cultivar baxijiao chromosome BXJ1-11, Cavendish_Baxijiao_AAA, whole genome shotgun sequence genome encodes:
- the LOC135597491 gene encoding uncharacterized protein PHLOEM PROTEIN 2-LIKE A4-like isoform X1, with amino-acid sequence MSLQGHAVECHTSHWLADHSQGRVNAAEHIIRIPAKAMSITWGRDGRFWRWNELPRDEQPKDFSKDNLCDSVAELIQVNWLEVKGTLNLANHKDALSKFKVFEIVYHIKFNIDAFGWSKAPVLFELVTPDGHREKRIEIMESYRKRSCEWLEIHGGEFKLPQDMKGEVEFGISETESHWWKGGMIFAGVSIKPKMDTQN; translated from the exons ATGAGTCTTCAGGGACATGCTGTGGAGTGCCACACGTCTCACTGGCTTGCTGATCATTCT CAAGGAAGGGTTAATGCAGCTGAGCACATAATTCGCATCCCAGCAAAAGCCATGAGCATAACTTGGGGCCGTGATGGAAGATTCTGGAGGTGGAATGAGCTTCCCAGGGATGAGCAACCCAAGGATTTTTCCAAAGATAACCTATG TGACAGTGTTGCAGAGCTCATTCAAGTGAATTGGCTTGAAGTGAAAGGGACTCTGAACCTGGCAAATCATAAGGATGCACTCTCTAAGTTCAAGGTTTTTGAGATCGTGTACCACATCAAGTTCAATATTGATGCTTTTGGGTGGAGCAAAGCCCCTGTCTTGTTTGAGCTGGTCACCCCAGATGGGCACAGGGAGAAGAGAATTGAGATCATGGAGTCATACAGGAAAAGAAGCTGTGAGTGGCTTGAGATCCATGGTGGGGAGTTCAAGTTACCCCAAGACATGAAAGGAGAGGTTGAGTTTGGCATATCTGAAACTGAGAGCCATTGGTGGAAGGGTGGTATGATCTTTGCAGGTGTCTCTATTAAGCCTAAAATGGACACTCAGAACTGA
- the LOC135597491 gene encoding uncharacterized protein PHLOEM PROTEIN 2-LIKE A4-like isoform X2, with the protein MSLQGHAVECHTSHWLADHSQGRVNAAEHIIRIPAKAMSITWGRDGRFWRWNELPRDEQPKDFSKDNLCVAELIQVNWLEVKGTLNLANHKDALSKFKVFEIVYHIKFNIDAFGWSKAPVLFELVTPDGHREKRIEIMESYRKRSCEWLEIHGGEFKLPQDMKGEVEFGISETESHWWKGGMIFAGVSIKPKMDTQN; encoded by the exons ATGAGTCTTCAGGGACATGCTGTGGAGTGCCACACGTCTCACTGGCTTGCTGATCATTCT CAAGGAAGGGTTAATGCAGCTGAGCACATAATTCGCATCCCAGCAAAAGCCATGAGCATAACTTGGGGCCGTGATGGAAGATTCTGGAGGTGGAATGAGCTTCCCAGGGATGAGCAACCCAAGGATTTTTCCAAAGATAACCTATG TGTTGCAGAGCTCATTCAAGTGAATTGGCTTGAAGTGAAAGGGACTCTGAACCTGGCAAATCATAAGGATGCACTCTCTAAGTTCAAGGTTTTTGAGATCGTGTACCACATCAAGTTCAATATTGATGCTTTTGGGTGGAGCAAAGCCCCTGTCTTGTTTGAGCTGGTCACCCCAGATGGGCACAGGGAGAAGAGAATTGAGATCATGGAGTCATACAGGAAAAGAAGCTGTGAGTGGCTTGAGATCCATGGTGGGGAGTTCAAGTTACCCCAAGACATGAAAGGAGAGGTTGAGTTTGGCATATCTGAAACTGAGAGCCATTGGTGGAAGGGTGGTATGATCTTTGCAGGTGTCTCTATTAAGCCTAAAATGGACACTCAGAACTGA